The following coding sequences are from one Ruminococcus flavefaciens AE3010 window:
- a CDS encoding ABC transporter ATP-binding protein/permease: MLQLKDIVKKYGSGDNIVTALDGVSVTFRESEFVAILGHSGCGKTTLLNIIGGLDHYTSGDLIINGTSTKEYKDRDWDAYRNHSIGFIFQSYNLIPHQTVLSNVELALTISGVSKSERRKRAKEALEKVGLGDQLHKKPNQMSGGQMQRVAIARALINDPDILLADEPTGALDSETSIQVMELLKDIAKDKLVIMVTHNPELADQYATRIIKIKDGKLTGDSSPVDGAKSKKEKKKKDKEVKKDKAEKTEKKKRVSMSFGTAVSLSLNNLLTKKGRTLLTAFAGSIGIIGIALILSLATGINEYIDNVQEETLSSYPLEIMRENTDTTGMLNALMDNQQEYENRVFKDDTVYANTQVYDMFNSFNASAKQINNMKDFKTFLDNDSVIKEKSTAIGYRYDVKMPIFTESPSGEIVKVDFMDMYSKAVGMSDSDMMAASMNNPMADMEMQAFGLNIMEEMLAGENGEPVSDIVKEQYEVVNGRWPENYDEAVVVLTRNNELPDIMVYPMGLKDKEGFNEKLKAVMSNQEIKDYGKTEWGLDEILNKKFKMILPCEYYQKDPTGSGFNDISATQTGLDYLFDSNDIGTDIKIVGFIRPAEDVKVPMLKGYLCYTSLLTDYVIDKTNNSDLVKSQTEDKEHDVLTGTKFMTDDYVAPTAKEKADTAKEFIKNADTDTKADIYRLVAQQPDPAQADAQVQAAMKDFDRNKFISQITEMYSAELGVDASQITSFVAQMSDDEIKGYAEEAIRAQIAEEYAKAVQEQLGSLPNAELAKMLDSMTISEDAYGLVFDKYTPEEISDSTYDDNLKLLGVADESDPSLIRIFVKSFEDKDDIADAITRYNDGVSKEADEIHYTDMVALLMSSITGIISGISYLLIAFVGISLVVSSIMIGIITYISVLERTREIGILRAIGASKHNVRTVFNAETLLVGLAAGLIGIGVSVLLTIPINGIIHSVTSLDTLRAHVPVKGAVILVIISMVLTLIAGLIPSGVAARKDPVEALRTE, from the coding sequence ATGCTTCAGCTTAAAGACATTGTAAAAAAGTATGGCAGCGGAGACAACATTGTAACGGCTCTTGACGGGGTGAGCGTTACATTCCGCGAAAGTGAATTTGTAGCTATCCTCGGTCATTCGGGCTGCGGAAAGACTACGCTGCTCAACATCATCGGCGGTCTCGACCACTACACCTCGGGAGATCTTATCATCAACGGCACTTCCACAAAGGAGTACAAGGACAGGGACTGGGATGCTTACAGAAACCACTCTATCGGTTTCATCTTCCAGAGCTATAACCTTATCCCGCATCAGACGGTATTATCCAACGTGGAGCTTGCACTTACTATCTCGGGCGTGTCAAAGTCCGAGCGCCGCAAGCGTGCCAAGGAGGCTCTTGAAAAGGTGGGACTGGGAGATCAGCTCCACAAGAAGCCCAACCAGATGTCGGGCGGACAGATGCAGCGTGTTGCTATTGCCCGTGCTCTTATAAACGACCCTGATATACTCCTTGCGGACGAGCCTACGGGAGCTCTCGACTCCGAGACTTCCATACAGGTAATGGAGCTCCTCAAGGATATAGCCAAGGATAAGCTGGTCATTATGGTAACTCATAACCCTGAGCTTGCCGACCAGTACGCTACACGTATCATCAAGATAAAGGACGGAAAGCTCACTGGTGACAGTTCACCTGTTGACGGGGCCAAGTCCAAAAAGGAAAAGAAGAAAAAGGATAAGGAAGTCAAGAAGGATAAGGCTGAAAAGACTGAAAAGAAAAAGCGCGTATCAATGTCATTCGGTACGGCTGTTTCGCTCTCTCTCAATAACCTGCTGACCAAAAAGGGAAGAACCTTACTCACAGCCTTTGCAGGCTCTATCGGTATCATCGGTATCGCACTGATACTCTCCCTTGCGACGGGTATCAACGAGTACATTGACAACGTGCAGGAGGAGACCCTTTCCTCGTATCCGCTGGAGATAATGCGTGAAAATACCGATACCACCGGCATGCTGAATGCTCTTATGGACAACCAGCAGGAGTATGAGAACCGCGTGTTCAAGGACGATACCGTCTATGCAAATACGCAGGTCTATGATATGTTCAACTCCTTCAATGCTTCCGCCAAGCAGATAAACAATATGAAGGACTTCAAGACCTTCCTTGACAATGACAGTGTTATCAAGGAGAAATCTACTGCTATAGGCTACAGATACGACGTTAAAATGCCGATATTTACGGAGTCTCCCTCAGGTGAGATAGTCAAGGTGGACTTCATGGATATGTACAGCAAGGCTGTGGGCATGAGCGACTCTGATATGATGGCGGCTTCTATGAACAATCCAATGGCGGATATGGAAATGCAGGCATTCGGTCTCAATATCATGGAGGAGATGCTGGCAGGTGAGAACGGCGAACCTGTAAGTGATATCGTCAAGGAGCAGTATGAGGTCGTAAACGGCAGATGGCCCGAGAATTACGACGAGGCTGTAGTAGTTCTCACCAGAAACAACGAGCTTCCCGATATCATGGTCTATCCTATGGGCTTGAAGGACAAGGAAGGCTTCAACGAAAAGCTGAAAGCCGTTATGAGCAATCAGGAGATAAAGGACTACGGCAAGACAGAGTGGGGCCTTGACGAGATATTAAACAAGAAGTTCAAGATGATACTTCCCTGTGAGTACTACCAGAAGGATCCCACAGGCAGCGGCTTCAATGATATATCTGCTACTCAGACAGGTCTTGATTACCTGTTTGATTCCAATGATATCGGTACTGATATAAAGATAGTGGGCTTTATCCGTCCCGCAGAGGACGTAAAGGTGCCTATGCTCAAGGGCTATTTGTGCTACACGAGCCTGCTGACGGATTACGTTATAGACAAGACCAACAACAGTGATCTTGTAAAGTCTCAGACTGAGGACAAGGAGCATGACGTGCTGACAGGCACAAAGTTCATGACCGACGATTATGTTGCTCCCACAGCTAAGGAAAAGGCAGACACAGCCAAGGAGTTCATAAAGAATGCGGACACTGACACAAAGGCTGATATCTACAGGCTCGTTGCTCAGCAGCCCGACCCTGCTCAGGCAGACGCTCAGGTGCAGGCGGCTATGAAGGACTTCGACCGCAATAAGTTCATCAGTCAGATAACCGAGATGTACTCTGCAGAGCTTGGTGTTGATGCTTCTCAGATAACATCATTCGTTGCTCAGATGAGTGATGACGAGATAAAGGGCTATGCCGAGGAGGCTATCCGCGCTCAGATCGCCGAGGAATACGCTAAGGCTGTTCAGGAGCAGCTGGGCTCACTTCCAAATGCTGAGCTGGCAAAGATGCTGGATTCAATGACCATAAGCGAAGATGCTTACGGACTTGTATTCGATAAATATACTCCCGAGGAGATATCGGATTCCACATATGACGATAACCTCAAGCTTCTCGGCGTTGCAGACGAGAGCGACCCGTCACTGATACGTATTTTCGTTAAGAGCTTTGAGGACAAGGACGATATTGCTGATGCTATCACGCGCTACAATGACGGCGTAAGCAAGGAAGCAGATGAGATACATTATACTGATATGGTTGCGCTGCTCATGTCGTCTATCACAGGTATCATAAGCGGTATATCCTACCTGCTTATCGCCTTTGTTGGTATCTCACTTGTAGTTTCGTCTATCATGATAGGAATCATCACCTACATCTCAGTCCTTGAAAGAACACGAGAGATAGGTATCCTCAGAGCTATCGGTGCTTCAAAGCACAATGTAAGGACTGTTTTCAATGCGGAGACTCTTCTTGTAGGTCTTGCAGCAGGTCTTATCGGTATCGGAGTTTCAGTGCTCCTGACTATACCTATAAATGGTATTATCCACAGTGTGACCAGCCTTGATACGCTCCGTGCTCATGTTCCTGTTAAGGGAGCAGTGATACTTGTTATAATAAGCATGGTGCTCACTCTTATCGCGGGACTTATCCCGTCGGGAGTTGCTGCGAGAAAAGACCCTGTGGAAGCTCTCAGGACAGAATAA
- a CDS encoding ribose-phosphate pyrophosphokinase yields the protein MTASSEILFGSDSNVAPIGIIAMNSVTELGKKIDDYLVDWAGKGGINVDSFLVESECPRFSSGDGKGLIKSTIRGKDLFIIIDVGNYSIKYDYFGMQNAMSPDDHFQDLKRIIQAASGKAHRITVIMPTLYGGRQHRRSYRESLDCACALQELEAMGVSNIVTFDAHDPRVQNAIPLMGFDNVMPTYQVLKAMLKDVKDISFSKDKFMVVSPDEGALNRNMYYASVLGVEMGMFYKRRDYSTIVNGRNPIVAHEYLGNPVEGKDVFVSDDIISSGESMLDVASALKEKKAGRFFAYATYAIFTNGLEKFDKAYEDGIIDGIFGTNLTYRTPELLSRPWFHEVDVSKYIAYFIEAINHDVSISKIIDPHIKIDNLLKKYGMK from the coding sequence ATGACAGCTTCAAGTGAAATTTTATTCGGCAGCGATTCAAATGTCGCACCTATCGGCATTATCGCTATGAACAGCGTTACCGAGCTCGGTAAGAAGATCGACGACTATCTCGTTGACTGGGCAGGCAAGGGCGGTATCAATGTTGATTCCTTCCTCGTTGAGAGCGAATGCCCCCGTTTTTCTTCCGGTGACGGCAAGGGTCTCATCAAGTCCACTATCCGCGGCAAGGATCTCTTCATTATCATCGATGTAGGAAACTACAGCATAAAGTACGATTACTTCGGCATGCAGAACGCTATGTCCCCTGACGATCATTTCCAGGACCTCAAGAGAATAATACAGGCTGCAAGCGGTAAGGCTCACCGTATAACTGTCATCATGCCTACTCTTTACGGCGGACGTCAGCACAGAAGAAGCTACCGCGAGTCACTTGACTGTGCCTGCGCACTCCAGGAGCTGGAGGCTATGGGCGTTTCAAACATAGTTACATTCGACGCTCACGACCCAAGAGTCCAGAACGCTATCCCGCTTATGGGCTTTGATAACGTTATGCCTACTTATCAGGTGCTCAAGGCTATGCTCAAGGACGTTAAGGATATAAGCTTCAGCAAGGACAAGTTCATGGTTGTCAGCCCCGACGAGGGAGCTCTCAACAGAAATATGTACTATGCTTCCGTTCTCGGCGTAGAAATGGGTATGTTCTACAAGAGAAGGGACTACTCAACTATCGTAAACGGCCGAAATCCTATCGTTGCTCACGAATATCTGGGAAATCCCGTTGAGGGCAAGGACGTTTTCGTTTCCGACGATATCATCTCATCAGGCGAGTCCATGCTGGACGTTGCTTCTGCTCTTAAAGAGAAGAAGGCAGGCAGATTCTTCGCTTATGCTACTTACGCTATCTTCACCAACGGTCTTGAAAAGTTCGACAAGGCTTATGAGGACGGCATAATCGACGGTATATTCGGTACAAACCTTACTTACAGAACTCCTGAGCTCCTCAGCAGACCATGGTTCCACGAGGTAGATGTTTCCAAGTATATCGCATACTTCATTGAAGCTATCAATCACGACGTTTCTATCAGTAAGATAATCGACCCTCACATAAAGATCGACAACCTGCTGAAGAAGTACGGCATGAAGTAA
- a CDS encoding inorganic diphosphatase yields MNIWHKISPKRISPDDFIAVIEIGKGSKIKYELDKETGLIKMDRILYTSTHYPANYGFIPRTFSDDNDPLDVLVLCSEKLMPLTLVRCYPIGVIRMLDNGHHDEKIIAIPFDDPNYNMYKDIEELPKHVFDEMTHFFTVYKELENKTTAVNEVDHADIAKQIISEDIERYIENFCK; encoded by the coding sequence ATGAATATTTGGCATAAGATCAGTCCAAAAAGAATAAGTCCCGATGATTTCATCGCCGTTATCGAGATCGGTAAGGGAAGTAAGATCAAATACGAGCTGGACAAGGAGACAGGTCTCATAAAAATGGACCGTATCCTCTATACTTCCACTCACTATCCCGCTAACTACGGATTTATCCCAAGAACCTTCTCTGACGACAACGACCCCCTTGACGTTCTCGTACTCTGCTCGGAAAAGCTCATGCCCCTTACACTGGTAAGATGCTATCCTATCGGAGTTATCAGAATGCTTGACAACGGTCACCACGATGAGAAGATCATCGCTATACCATTCGACGATCCGAATTACAATATGTATAAGGACATCGAGGAGCTTCCAAAGCACGTTTTTGATGAAATGACGCATTTTTTCACAGTTTACAAGGAACTTGAAAACAAAACAACAGCCGTTAACGAGGTCGATCATGCGGATATTGCGAAACAGATAATCAGTGAGGATATCGAGCGATATATCGAGAATTTCTGCAAGTGA
- a CDS encoding substrate-binding and GGDEF domain-containing protein: MSYKIAVIIQEIGQSYQSAIISGIYAGAEKYGLNVSAFTSFSGDMNNPRHDMGEFNVFSLPDFSDFDGAILLTNTLSHKVVVNDILERIKIAGIPAVSIDNDLEGFYHIGIDNKSAMRIITEHMINVHNYKRFAYISGPASNPESADRLEAFLEVINEHGLTLHEKAVAKGDFRAPSGKAAVEQFLDEMPEMPEAIVCANDVMAASAITTLMSHGLRVPEDIAVTGFDNTYNSHNYQMELTSVERPLEQSGELACKMLYNHFNNIPQDRDVTLNMSPRFTESCGCGHNALSDLTELKELNYRNFSNFENIQTYMSVLNRMSTQLLECNNFDEYIACLKRIAVDIHPDEFYFCLCENWDSENDVDRTTSRHIRRTSVPVAYTDYVIVPIAYNNGEFHECCRIRSQDIFPPVADSSKEGKLYLINPLHFGERCLGYMVIRSTNLPLQNIMFETFCINISNSLENIRKLMCLEYAVKRLGSLYTMDTFSGIFNRNGFMQATEDIYNECIEKHRDIMLMFIDLDGLKGINDTYGHSTGDKAICSIADVLVESCQNGEIFCRFGGDEFIVFGADYTAEKAQQLTDIIQENINGVNESGYNPFILSASTGYVIASPKEGEDIFSFVTAADKQMYDAKRKKKLLRYA, from the coding sequence TTGAGCTACAAGATAGCGGTCATCATTCAGGAAATCGGACAAAGCTACCAGAGCGCTATCATAAGTGGAATATATGCGGGTGCAGAAAAGTACGGCCTCAATGTTTCCGCATTCACATCATTCAGCGGCGACATGAACAATCCGCGCCATGACATGGGAGAATTCAACGTTTTCAGCCTCCCCGACTTCAGCGACTTTGACGGAGCTATACTGCTGACAAACACCCTTTCCCATAAAGTTGTGGTAAACGATATCCTTGAGCGCATAAAGATAGCGGGGATACCTGCCGTAAGCATCGACAACGACCTCGAAGGCTTCTACCACATAGGTATCGACAACAAAAGTGCCATGCGCATCATTACCGAGCACATGATAAACGTGCATAATTACAAGCGATTTGCCTATATATCAGGACCTGCTTCAAATCCCGAAAGCGCTGACAGACTTGAGGCCTTCCTCGAAGTCATCAATGAGCACGGGCTCACGCTCCACGAAAAGGCTGTGGCTAAGGGAGATTTCCGCGCTCCGTCGGGAAAAGCTGCTGTTGAACAGTTCCTCGATGAAATGCCCGAAATGCCAGAGGCTATCGTTTGTGCAAACGATGTAATGGCAGCTTCTGCCATTACCACACTAATGTCCCATGGGCTGAGAGTTCCCGAGGACATTGCCGTAACAGGCTTTGATAACACCTACAACAGCCATAATTACCAGATGGAGCTCACCTCAGTGGAGAGACCTCTGGAGCAGTCAGGCGAGCTTGCCTGCAAAATGCTGTATAATCATTTTAATAATATACCGCAGGACAGAGATGTTACCCTCAATATGTCCCCGAGATTCACGGAGAGCTGCGGCTGCGGACACAACGCACTTTCAGACCTTACAGAGCTCAAGGAGCTCAATTACCGCAATTTCTCAAATTTCGAGAACATACAGACCTACATGTCGGTGCTGAACAGAATGTCCACACAGCTTCTCGAATGCAATAATTTTGACGAGTATATCGCTTGTCTGAAGCGCATAGCCGTGGATATACACCCCGACGAGTTTTACTTCTGCCTGTGTGAGAACTGGGACTCGGAAAATGACGTTGACCGCACCACCAGCAGACATATCAGGCGCACATCGGTCCCCGTGGCATATACCGATTATGTTATAGTGCCTATCGCGTATAACAACGGCGAGTTCCACGAGTGCTGCCGCATACGCTCTCAGGACATTTTCCCGCCTGTTGCCGACAGCAGCAAAGAGGGAAAGCTGTACCTGATAAATCCTCTCCACTTCGGAGAGCGCTGTCTCGGCTATATGGTCATAAGGAGCACCAATCTGCCCCTGCAGAACATCATGTTCGAGACCTTCTGCATAAATATCTCCAATTCACTTGAAAATATCAGAAAGCTCATGTGTCTTGAATATGCTGTAAAACGGCTCGGCAGCCTCTATACTATGGACACGTTCTCGGGAATATTCAACAGGAACGGCTTCATGCAGGCAACTGAGGATATATACAATGAATGCATCGAAAAGCACCGCGACATCATGCTCATGTTCATCGACCTTGACGGTCTCAAGGGCATAAACGACACCTACGGTCACAGCACGGGAGACAAAGCCATTTGCAGCATTGCCGACGTGCTTGTGGAATCCTGTCAGAACGGCGAGATATTCTGCCGTTTCGGCGGTGACGAGTTCATAGTTTTCGGTGCGGACTATACCGCTGAAAAAGCACAGCAGCTCACCGATATCATTCAGGAGAACATAAACGGAGTAAACGAATCAGGCTATAATCCGTTTATTCTCAGCGCAAGTACAGGCTATGTCATCGCTTCGCCAAAGGAGGGCGAGGACATTTTCAGCTTCGTGACAGCT